In the Flavobacteriales bacterium genome, GGCTGGAGATGGGCTTCTGCCTGTACGGCAACGACATCGATGACAGCACGTCGCCCATCGAGGCCGGCCTGGGCTGGATCACCAAGTTCACCAAGGACTTCATACATTCTGCGGCCTTGAAAGCACAGAAGGACAGCGGTACGGCGCGGCGGCTGGTGGGCTTCGAGCTCGTGGACCGCGGCATCCCGCGCCACGGACACAGCGTGGTGGACGCCGCCGGGGCCGTGATCGGCACGGTGACCAGCGGCACCCACAGCCCGTCCCTGCAGAAGGCCATCGGACTGGCGTACGTGCCCACGGCCCTGGCCGCACCAGGGTCGGAGCTGTTCATCGATGTGCGCGGCAAGGCCCTTCGCGCCAAGGTGGTGGCGCTGCCCTTCTACAAGGCCCCCGCATGAGCACACGCGAGATCAACCCCGACTACCGCTACCGGGTGGAGGTCTGCTTCCTGCCCGACCAGTACCCGCTGTACGCGCAGGACATGGACATCGTGGTGGTGATCGATGTGCTGCGCGCCACCAGTGCCATGGTGACGGCGTTCGCCCACGGGGTTGAGCGGATCATCCCGGTGAGCACCGTGGAGGAGGCCCGGCAGTATCTGGGGCGGGAGGGACACATCGTGGCCGCCGAGCGCAACGGCGAGGTGGTGGAGGGCTTCAGCTATGGCAACTCACCGCTGGCCTTCCGGGGCCCGGAGGTGGCGGGCAAGACGCTGGTGATGACCACCACCAACGGCACCCGCACGATCGCGCTGGCCCAGGGAGCGAAGCGGATGGTGATCGGCGCCTTTCTCAACCTCACCGCCCTCAGCGACTGGCTGGTGCGGCAGGACGGCAACGTGCTGCTGCTCTGCGCCGGCTGGAAGGGCAAGTTCAACCTGGAGGACAGCACCTTCGCCGGCGCCGTGATGGACCGCCTGCTGGAGAGCGGCCGGTTCGGTCTGGAGGAGGACAGCAGCATCGCGGCCCAGTACCTCTACCACGCGGCCCGCGACAACTTCATGAGCATCCTGAAGGCCGCGCCACGCCGCCGCCGGATCGAGCAGTTGCAGATGCTGCCCGATGTGAAGTTCTGCCTCACCGCCGACACCAGCACGGTGATCCCTATGCTTCAGGACGGTGCACTGGTGCCCATGAAGCCCGAACGCGTGGCCTGATCATGCCCGGCAGCCGTTCCATCCTCCCCTTGGTGCTGGTGGCCACGCTGCTGGCCTGGCCCGTGCTGCTCGCCGAGGAGGCCGGCTCCTGGGGCTTCTACGGCCACAAGCGCATCAACCGCATGGCCTGCTTCACCCTACCGCCGGCCATGTTCCCCTTCTTCAAACGCCACATCGACTTCATCAGCGACCACGCGGTGGACCCCGACCGTCGCCGCTACGCCGACCCCGAGGAGGCGCCCCGCCACTACATCGACATCGACCACTACGCCCACGGCGGGCAGGATCCCTTCGCCGTGATGCCCGAGCGCTGGAACGACGCGGTGGCCAAGTTCACCGAGGACACCCTGAAGGCGTACGGCATCGTGCCCTGGCATGTGAACGTGATGTACGGACGGCTGGTGAACGCCTTTCAGCGCGGGGATGTGGACCGCATCCTGCGCTACGCGGCGGACCTCGGCCACTACGTGGGCGATGCGCATGTGCCGCTGCACACCACCGAGAACTACAACGGCCAGCTCACCGGTCAACACGGCATCCACGCCTTCTGGGAAAGCCGCATCCCCGAGCTCAGCGCCGAAGGCTACGACCACCTCGTGGGTCGTGCGCAATACCTGGACGCACCCTTGCGCACCGCATGGGACGCCGTGCGCGACAGCCACGCCGCGGTGGACAGCGTGCTGGCCATCGAGCGCAGCGTGGATGAGGCGTGGTCGGACGACCGGCAGTACATGATGGAGGAGCGCGGACGCACCGGCATGCGCACCTACAGCCGCGAATACACGGCCGCCTACGAGGCCGCCATGGAAGGCATGGTGGAGCGAAGGATGAACGCCAGCATCATCGTTCTGGGCAGCTTCTGGTACTCCGCCTGGGTGGACGCCGGCCAGCCCGACCTCGATCGCCTGGAACAGAAGGACGTCAGCGACAGCCTCAAGCGCGTGATCGCCGCCGAGGAGGAGCAGTTCCGCATCGCCCGGCAGGCCTTCGGCCGGGACCATCCCGAATAGGCTCCTAGTACCGCGGTGCCTGGAAAAGCGCCGCCACGCGATCGTCGCTTAGGGACACCAGGGTGAACACACCCAGTATCAGGCCCAGCGGCACGTTCAGGAGGTCGAAGGCGGCCACCACCATGCACGCGGTGCGGTTGGTGCGCTTGGCCAGCCAGCTGCCGCACAGCAGGTTCAGGATGCCCACGATCTCCACCAGCGCGAAGAGCACCCAGCCCAACGCACTGAGGAAGGTGCCGACCCAGGCGGGCACATCGCTGTTCGCCTGCCCGGCCAGCCAGTCGCTGCCCATGAAGCTGCCGACGAACACGAGCGCGAGCAGCGCCAGACCGGAGAAACACACGAAGGCACCATAGGCGTAGTGCAGGGCGGAAAGGGTGCGGAGCCGGGCATGGGGGTCCATGGACGTGGAGGTTGTGGACGTGAAGGTGATCGTACGGTTCGGACCTGCTCGCGCACTTCGGATGAACGGGACGCGATCCGCATGAGCGGAGGTCGTGCGTGACGGATCAGCGGGTGACGACGAATCGTTCGGTGGCCACCACGCGCCCATCGATGACCAGGGAAGCGGTGTGCACCCCCGCCGCGCCGGCGTGATGGTAGTGCACATCGGTGCGCCCCGGCGCGAGCCGCAGCGGCCTGCGGCCCAGGGAGCGCCCGTCCGCGGTACGGAACAGCAGGTAGGCCTCCGCGCGCGGTGCAAGGCCGGGTGGCGCGTTCACGGTGAAGAGGGCCTCCTTCGTGAAGGGGTCCGGTGTGGGCGGGCTCAACCAGGTCCACGACGCGGCCGCATCGGCCTCCGGCACCCCGATGCCCCAGCAGGAAAGGCCGTAGGGCAGGTCGTCCACAGGCTGCGGTGGCGTGTCCGCATCGTTGCCCTTCACCTGTTCGCGGGAGAAGGGGCTCATCACCCCGCTGCTGTCCACCACGGCCGCACTGATGGCGTACCCCAGCCCCGCCGTCAGCCCCGGCACCAGGAAGCTGGTGTCGGCCGTGCGGTACACCGCGTCGAAGTCGGGACCACTGTTGGTGCGTCGCACGCCGACGCGGTAGGCCATGTGACCGGGGGCGGGCGTGAAGCTCACCCGGAGGCCGGTGGGCTCGTCGTGCACCACGAACTGCGGCTCGGCAGGACCGAGCGCCATCAGGGCGGCCGCCATGCCATTGATCAGCGTGTTGCGCTGCAGGTAGTTGAAGTCCACGAAGAAGCTGTCCACCGCCAGGTCGCCGTCGGTGTCCAGGCCCAGCACGTCATCGCTGGTGTGCTGGTGATCGGTGTACCACGCACTGTCCACCTCGGCGCTTCCGTGCTCGTTGGCGCTGGTGAAGCGCACGTTGCGGTAGCCCTGGGCCCGGAAGGGGATGTGGTCGCCGCCGCGGCCGTCGCGGTCCTCGCGGTCCATCACTTCCACCGCCATGGGCACGGCCATCTGGTCCTGCAGCTTTTCCTGGTACATCAGCCGCACGGTGCGGGCGAAGGTGCGGTGCGGGGCGGCCACGGTGCCGGCCGCGAAGAGCCGCACCCGCAGGCTGTCCACCGAGCCGGGTGGCGCACAGGACGGAGCGCTGGAGGTCTGCCCGCAGAGCACACCGCCCACGATGTCGTTGTTCTGTACGGCCTTGATGGCGATGCCTTCCTGCGCGCACCACTGGGCCATGGCCTCCGCGCCCACCAGGCCCTGCTCCTCGCCGGTGGTGAGCATGAACACGAGCGTGTGCCGGAAGGTATAGCGGCTCATCACGCGGGCCAGCTCAAGCACCAGGGCCGAGCCGCTGCCGTTGTCCTCCATCCCCGGCGCCGGACAGTCCACGTCACAGTCGCCCGCGCACCGGCTGTCCAGGTGGGCTTCGATCAGCACCAGCTGGTGGTCGCTCGTGTCGCTACCGGGAAGCACGGCCAGCACGTTGCGCCAGCCGAACGCATCGCCGCACGAGCCGTTGGGCCAGTCGAACTGGAGGTAGCCGGTCAGCAGCCGCCCCTCGTTCGCCTGGGCGGAGCGGGCGAAGTGAGACAGGGCCCAGCGCCGTGCGGCACCGATGCCGTGCACATCGCTGATCGTATCGCTGTACGAGTGCCGTGTGTGGAAGCTCTCCAGGACCTCCAGAGAGGCGCGCAAGGAGTCGGCCTCCAGCGCATGCCGCATCTCGCAGAGCATGGTGCCATGGTCCGTGATGGGCGAGGACGAGGCATACAGGGCCGGATCGTACTGGCCGCGGAGCACCTGCTCCACGAGGACATCGGTCACCTGGATGTTGGTCACCGGCTGGGCCGCGGCGGGCAGGACGGCGAGAAGGAGAGGGGCGAGGGAGGAACGCATGGGCGGGATGTGCCGAAAAGGTACACCCCGCCCGGTCATGCGTGCTCCTCAGCGCCCGCGTGAACGGCTGCCGCCACCACCGGAGGGCGCCCGACCGCCACCTCCTCCGCCGGACCGCGAGGGGCTTGGAGCGGAAGGCCGGGCCGATCCACCGGGGCGCGCCGGACTGTAGTTCCGCTGCGGCGCGCTGGGCCGGGTCGTGGGCGCGCTGCGCTGGGGCGGCGCCACATCACGCCGCGGGATCGAGGGCTGCGTGCGGTATTGCTGATAGGTGCGGTCCCGCTCCACCGCACGCTGGCGGTCCTGCTGGATCCGGTACGGGTCCTGCGCATCGGGCCGTGCCTGGGGCCTCGCCTCGGGTGCGGGTCGTGTGCCCGGCGCGGGCTGCGGGGCAGGCCGGGTCTCCGGCTGGGTGGCAGGTCGTGCACGATCGGCAGCGCCGGATGGAGCAGGACGCGGAGCGGGCACCTTCTCCCAGGTGTTGCCGGTGTATCGCTCGGCCGTGCCGTTGCTGCGGCGGTACACGTTGCCGGCCGCATCGGTGAAGTGGTCCGGCGCAGGTTGCTTGCTCACGTTCTGCGTCGGTGTCGCGCGGGTCACCTGGCTGGCCGTCACACCCGGTCGCTGCCGCGAGGCGTACAGGCTGTTCGCGGGCGCGGCCGTGCCGGGCGTGCTGCGCGAGGCGCTCAGCGTGCCGCGATGGCCGTAGTAGCTGTTCACCGTGCCGTGGCAGCAGGGCGGCACGTACTGGCAGGGACCCCACCAGCCCCAGCCACCGGTGCCCCAACCACCCCAGCCCCAGCCGCCCCAGCCCCAGTTCCAGCCACCCCAGCCCCAGCCCCAACCGGGGCCGTACCAGTTGTAGCCCCAGCCGCCGCCGAAGCCCCAGCCGCCCCACGGGTCGTAGAACATGCCGAAGCCCCAGGTGAAGGGACGCGGTCGCCAGAAGCGCGGCCATGGGGCGTAGTAGAACCCCGTGCCGTACACGACCACGCCGCCCTGCACGTACGCGCCCATGTAGCCCGGGGTGTAGCCCATGTACACCCAGTCCGGTGTGTGGTCGTAGATGTACACGTAGCGCAGGTTGTAGGCCTCGCTGCTGGGCGGGATGTCGTTCACCGCGTCAGGCACTGCGGTGCTCACCATCCACGGTCCGTCCGGCGTTGCGCTCTCGAACCAGATGCCGTTGTCGCAGGCGTGATAGCGTCCATTGATCCGCAGCACGCTGGTGCTGGCGTTGCGCGCAAGCTCGACCGATGTGCCCGGTATGAGCTCGAACTCCGGCGCACCGGCGTAGGTCACCGTGAGGCTCGCGCTGCGCCGGTCCACCTTGGCGGTCTGCGGGATGCGGGTATCGCGCACGGCCTCGCGGGCAGCAGGTGTGCCCGCCACATGCGCCAGCACCGCGTCCTTCTTGCTTCCTTCCGGGATCGCCTGGAAATCGCGGGGCAGGTCCGCGGAGGGGACGAAGCTCCACGCCCCGCTGCGCAGGTCGCTCGTGCGGTACCAACGGCCGCTCAACAGCGCGTAGTGCTGCTGTGTGGCGATCTCCAGGAACAGATTGCGGTCGGTGTTCATCACGGCCAGCAGGCCGGTGTTCTCCACGGGCTCGTACTGCGGCGG is a window encoding:
- a CDS encoding M28 family peptidase — its product is MRSSLAPLLLAVLPAAAQPVTNIQVTDVLVEQVLRGQYDPALYASSSPITDHGTMLCEMRHALEADSLRASLEVLESFHTRHSYSDTISDVHGIGAARRWALSHFARSAQANEGRLLTGYLQFDWPNGSCGDAFGWRNVLAVLPGSDTSDHQLVLIEAHLDSRCAGDCDVDCPAPGMEDNGSGSALVLELARVMSRYTFRHTLVFMLTTGEEQGLVGAEAMAQWCAQEGIAIKAVQNNDIVGGVLCGQTSSAPSCAPPGSVDSLRVRLFAAGTVAAPHRTFARTVRLMYQEKLQDQMAVPMAVEVMDREDRDGRGGDHIPFRAQGYRNVRFTSANEHGSAEVDSAWYTDHQHTSDDVLGLDTDGDLAVDSFFVDFNYLQRNTLINGMAAALMALGPAEPQFVVHDEPTGLRVSFTPAPGHMAYRVGVRRTNSGPDFDAVYRTADTSFLVPGLTAGLGYAISAAVVDSSGVMSPFSREQVKGNDADTPPQPVDDLPYGLSCWGIGVPEADAAASWTWLSPPTPDPFTKEALFTVNAPPGLAPRAEAYLLFRTADGRSLGRRPLRLAPGRTDVHYHHAGAAGVHTASLVIDGRVVATERFVVTR
- a CDS encoding S1/P1 Nuclease, with the protein product MPGSRSILPLVLVATLLAWPVLLAEEAGSWGFYGHKRINRMACFTLPPAMFPFFKRHIDFISDHAVDPDRRRYADPEEAPRHYIDIDHYAHGGQDPFAVMPERWNDAVAKFTEDTLKAYGIVPWHVNVMYGRLVNAFQRGDVDRILRYAADLGHYVGDAHVPLHTTENYNGQLTGQHGIHAFWESRIPELSAEGYDHLVGRAQYLDAPLRTAWDAVRDSHAAVDSVLAIERSVDEAWSDDRQYMMEERGRTGMRTYSREYTAAYEAAMEGMVERRMNASIIVLGSFWYSAWVDAGQPDLDRLEQKDVSDSLKRVIAAEEEQFRIARQAFGRDHPE
- a CDS encoding 2-phosphosulfolactate phosphatase, with protein sequence MSTREINPDYRYRVEVCFLPDQYPLYAQDMDIVVVIDVLRATSAMVTAFAHGVERIIPVSTVEEARQYLGREGHIVAAERNGEVVEGFSYGNSPLAFRGPEVAGKTLVMTTTNGTRTIALAQGAKRMVIGAFLNLTALSDWLVRQDGNVLLLCAGWKGKFNLEDSTFAGAVMDRLLESGRFGLEEDSSIAAQYLYHAARDNFMSILKAAPRRRRIEQLQMLPDVKFCLTADTSTVIPMLQDGALVPMKPERVA